CTTCGAGGCATCGGCGAGCAGGATCATCTTCGCGTCGATGCGGTCCGAGCGGATGCGCATGTTGTCCGAGAGAATACGCGGCCAGTCGATCGCGAGGTCACCGTCGAGCCGGACATTGGCGAGTTGCCCGCCCGCGACCGTATCGAGCCCGGTGATCCGCGCCGCGTGGGCGGCGACCGGGATGATAATCTTGTCGGCATCGACACGCGCCGCGCCGCTGGCGGTAAAGCGGTCGAGCCCCATGTCGTTCATCACGATACGGTCGGCATTGAGTACATATTCGGCCTTGGGCCTGGCCATCGCCCCGTTCAGTGTGAGCTGGGCGCGCATGTTGCTGCCGCTGAGATTGGGCGCGATCGCCGAGGGCCGCAGCAGCGCGAAGCCGATCCTGAAGTCATCGAAGCTGTTGTCCGACAGGTCGACCCCGCCCTTGGCAGTGAGCCCCATCGCCGGGCCGGACAGCGTTCCGTCGACCTGGGCGCGGCGTTCCTTGAGCACCGCGGTCAGGTCGATCGCGTTCTCCGGGCCGAGCAGGTTCGCGGTGGCCCCATTGACCAGCCGCGCGAGCTTGGCCGGGCCCTTGACCGCGAAAGTCCCGTCGCGCGCGGTCAGCGCCAGGCGCATGAATTCCTTGCCGTCGAGATCGGCGTCGAACTTGCCGTTCCAGTTCTTCCAGTCGCCGCGCCCGTCGATCCGCACCGCCAGCGGCTGGGTCAGGCCTGACAGCGAGGTGATCAGGCCGCTCTTGGGCGCGTCGAGGGTGAGCTTGAAATCGAGCCGGTTCTGGTCGGGCACGGCATCGAGCACGAGTGCCAGCCGATCGCCGCCTCCGACCTTACCTCCTCCAGCGATAGCCGCCCCGTCGAACCAGACCTGCGCCCGGCCCGAGGCGATATGCGCGCGCCCGTCGAGCCGGAAAATGCGGCGCTCGCCCGAAACGGCGGGCTCGGCGACGAAGCGGTCGACGCGCAGCTTGCCGATGTCGATGTCGATGTTCGGCAGCAGCGGCCCCTGCGTGGTCGTCGGCTTCAACGCGGGGCCGCGGCGCAGCAGCATGCGCTGGGCGGTCAGCGAGCGGACGTCGACGTGGTTCTTGAGGTATGAGAACGGCCGCCAGTCGACCTTCACTTCGGGCGAGAACAGAAACTCGCCCTTCTGGTCCGAGACCGAAAGCCCACGCAGCACCATGGCGCCGTAGATCGAGCCGTCGATCCGGCTGACCTTGATCTTCAGCCCGCTTTCGAATTCGAGCCGCTCGATCTGGTCCGAAACGAAGCGGTGCCCCGGTCCGGTATCGAGCAGATAGACGCCGAGCGCGGCCAGCGCGGCGAAAGCCACGACCAGGCCGACCAGCCATTTGGCGATCGTCAGCGACCAGTTGCGGCGCCGGACGACGACCACCTCGGGTTCGCCTTCGGGTACGGCCATTTCGGCGGGAGGCTCGTCGCTCGCCATCAGAACGCCTGCCCGATCGAGACATATACGCTCACCCGCGCCTCGCCCGCGCGCCTGTTGATCGGCGTCGCGACGTCGAGCCGGATCGGGCCGAAATTGGTGTAGAAGCGCCCGCCGATGCCGACTCCGTAGCGCAGGTCGGAGAACTGCGGCATCGTGCTCTCATAGGACTGGCCCACGTCGACGAAGCCGACCACGCCGTAGTTGCCGAAGCGGTAGCGCGCCTCGAACGCCGCCTCGTTGACACTGCGTCCACCGACGGGATCGCCATTGGGGTCGAGCGGCCCTAGCTTCTGATAGCCAAAGCCGCGCACCGAGCCGCCGCCGCCGGCATAGAACCGCCGCGACGGCGCGATGTCGTTGCGCGCCGCGCCCTGGATCGTGCCCAGCCGCACGCGGCCCGCCAGCACGAAACCGTCGCCGACCGGGTAATAACCCGAAGCGTCGAGCAGCGCGCGGACGTAGGGGGTGAAGCCGCTCTCCAGCGAGCCCTCGGGCTGGACCAGCAGAGTCGCGCGGTAGCCCTTGGTCGGGTTCAGCAGGTCGTCGCTGCGATCGAAGCCGACCTGCCCGCTCAGCGCGGCAATGTAGAAGGTCCGGCGCTGGCGTGCGCCTACGGAGAAATCGTAGTCCTTCTCACCCGTCGCCAGCACTTCGGCACCGATCGCATAGGTCAGCTTCTTCTGCCAGAGCGGCGTCGAAGCGCGGCTCATACGCACGGCAAGGCGGCCGGTATAGGCGTTGTAGGCGTCGTAGTCGCTGTGCAGTGCCTCGGCGGTCACCTCGAAGGTGCGGTCGCGCTGGCCGGCGTTCGAGCGGCGGAAGGTCACCCCGGCGCCCTGCTCCTGCGTGCCCGCGACGCCGTGGACGATCAGCGCACCTTCCGGGCGGAACATGTTGCGGTGCGTCCAGGACCCGTCGAGACGGAAGCCCTGGCCCGTACCGTAGCCAACCGTCCCCGCAATCGTGCGCGGCGGGCCGTCGTCCTGGGTGACCAGCACCGTGACATATTCGGTGTCGTCGCCCGCCGGCTGCCCTTCGACCTTCTGATTGGTCCGCTGCGGCTCGGTGGCGACCGCGGAGAACAGCCCCGTCGCGACCATCGCCTGGCGCAGGTCGTCGAGCTTGCGGCTGTCGTAGAGGTCGCCGCGCTTGAACCGCGCCAGCACGCCGACATGCTTGGCGTCGAAGGCCAGCGAACCCGTCGTGGTGATGTCGCCGAACCGCGCGCGTGGGCCGACAGTAACCGGCAGGGTATAGTCGCCCTTGCCCGTGTCACGGTCGAGCAGGATGTCGCGGTCGCCCAGTTCCGCGAAGGGATAGCCATTCTCGGGCAGCGCCAGCGCCACCTGCGCCTCGGCCCCCTGCACGCGCACCGCGACGATCGGCTCGCCGACCTTGAGCGCGAGGTTCTTCGAGATCAGGTCGGGCGGCACCGTCGGCGGCGCCTGGACGGTGATCGAACCGAGCGCATAGCGCTTGCCCGGCGTCACATCGAGCACCGCGGTCAGCGGCTGGCTGGCCGCCCCCTCACCCTGCAAGGTGCCGCGGTCGATCCGTATCCGCACGCGGGCGTCGTACCAGCCCTCGGAGGCGAGGATCTTCTCCAGCAGCACCCGGTCCTCGGTCAGCCGCGCCGAAACCATCGCGGCATTGGCCGCCTTGCCCTTGCCGTCCTTTAGCGCCGAAAGACCGTTGAACAGGCCGTAGAGATCGGTCTCGGTCTCCTCGTCCGCCTTCTCCAGCCCGTTGAGCTGCACCGAATAGGCGACCTCCGCCGCCTTGGTGTCCTCGGCCTCGTGCGCGAACTGGATCGGCTCGACCTGGAACTGGTCGAGCGGTTCGAGCGGCTTGGTCAATTCGGCATCGTCGATCGGCGCATCGCCGATCTGCTCGGTCGCGGTCTTGCCGGCCAGAGCCGGATCGCCTGCCGGCGGTACCTCACCCGCCTTTGGGCCCTTCTCGGGTTTGGCCCCGGCCTGCTTGGCTGCGATCGCGCGCTCAAACTGCTCGATCGATTCGAGCGGACGATTGAGCTCGGGATCGTCGGCGACATCGAGCGAGGGCATCGCCTTGTTGAATCGGTCGTTCTCGATGATCGGATCGACCGCGGGCAGATCGGTGCCAGGTGGCGGCGCCGGAATGGGCAGCTTGCCGGCTTCGAGGGTGCTTTCAGGTGGCGCATTGGCCGCATCCTGAGTCACCGGGCTCTGGGCCGCGGAGCTTTGGGAGGCCGCATCCTGCGCCCAAGCGGGAAGCGCAGCCAAGGCCAGCATCGCCGCGACAAGGCTGGCACAGGCATCGAACCGTCTGGGGTTGCGCAGGGACCCTTTTCTGTCGCTGACCCGGTACTGCATAACCCCCATCGAACCGCCCGGCACGAGGGTTATTCCAGCCCCGCCCATCAAAACCCTAAGCGCTCTTTGGCACGGAAAGTTCCCTCTGCACACAAGCGGCCGCCATCTTCCCCCCACCTCGCCGCTCGGCACAACCGCATAAATCAGCCCGATACAACCCTTTAGCGCCAGGACGGGACAGCCGAGCGGCGCCCTTAGCAAGGGGTTGAACAATTCCTACATGAGCAGATGATGGCACGGCGGCTTTCGCCGCGCGAGGACAAGCCGGAGTTCGCATGATCCCTCAAGGCAGCGCGGTTCTGGAACCGGTTGCGGCACTGCTCGGCGAAGCGCGCGCCGGGGTAATTCTCGCGGGTCTGGAAATCGATCCCCTGCTGGCGAAAGCGGATGGCGTTACCCGCGCTCAGGCCGCCATGGCGCTCAACGCCGTGCTCTTCGCGCAATTGCTGGACCGCGTACCGACCGCCGCGCGCTATGCCGCCGCGGTCTTCGCTGAGGGGCGGCAGATCTGCTTCGACCACGGCGCACTCCGCACGATCGACGGCGCGACCGGCACCCTGCCCCGCGGCCGCGGGGCCTTCGCCAGACTGCTGGAACCGCTCGGCTACCGCGTCGGCGGGGTCTATCCGCTGCCGCGGTTGAAGATGACCGGCCACGTCTTCACCCACGCCGATTTCCCCGAGACGGTGCCGCAATTCT
The window above is part of the Novosphingobium sp. G106 genome. Proteins encoded here:
- a CDS encoding BamA/TamA family outer membrane protein; the encoded protein is MLALAALPAWAQDAASQSSAAQSPVTQDAANAPPESTLEAGKLPIPAPPPGTDLPAVDPIIENDRFNKAMPSLDVADDPELNRPLESIEQFERAIAAKQAGAKPEKGPKAGEVPPAGDPALAGKTATEQIGDAPIDDAELTKPLEPLDQFQVEPIQFAHEAEDTKAAEVAYSVQLNGLEKADEETETDLYGLFNGLSALKDGKGKAANAAMVSARLTEDRVLLEKILASEGWYDARVRIRIDRGTLQGEGAASQPLTAVLDVTPGKRYALGSITVQAPPTVPPDLISKNLALKVGEPIVAVRVQGAEAQVALALPENGYPFAELGDRDILLDRDTGKGDYTLPVTVGPRARFGDITTTGSLAFDAKHVGVLARFKRGDLYDSRKLDDLRQAMVATGLFSAVATEPQRTNQKVEGQPAGDDTEYVTVLVTQDDGPPRTIAGTVGYGTGQGFRLDGSWTHRNMFRPEGALIVHGVAGTQEQGAGVTFRRSNAGQRDRTFEVTAEALHSDYDAYNAYTGRLAVRMSRASTPLWQKKLTYAIGAEVLATGEKDYDFSVGARQRRTFYIAALSGQVGFDRSDDLLNPTKGYRATLLVQPEGSLESGFTPYVRALLDASGYYPVGDGFVLAGRVRLGTIQGAARNDIAPSRRFYAGGGGSVRGFGYQKLGPLDPNGDPVGGRSVNEAAFEARYRFGNYGVVGFVDVGQSYESTMPQFSDLRYGVGIGGRFYTNFGPIRLDVATPINRRAGEARVSVYVSIGQAF